TCGTGGGTtcagataaggacagtttactgagacagcacaaaaagagaagttacaacagaGGTactaataaaaacatacaaaatgagtgatgcatagtgcaactgctcaccacccggaacctgacgccCCGCCACTTCCCACGCCAAGAGCCAAGaactccccccagcccgctccctaTTTATATACGgaagcatgatgtcacacggtatggaatagctccttggctagttcaggtcagctgtcctggctgtgccctctcccaggttcctgtgaaaattaactctatcccagctgaacccaggacaccaggAGAGGGACATTTCAATGACAGAGAAGCCTTTCTACAGAAGACCAAATTGTCTGTGTAGGAGCTGATGTCGTCTAGAAACCcttaaaaaaaagaccagaaagaGCCATTTCATGGGTACAgtcatctgagctttcccagagatgttttcttcagagaaaacaaacagccaGAGATGTTGGCATGAGTCCTACAAAGCCAAGAAGTCTGCAGGAACAAGAGaactttttttctgtcctttgcccATTGCTACTTTTGCACTAATGGCAGACAGCAATACCTAAGGGTGCATTTAGGGATAGGGCTATTCTGGAAATCCTCCTAAAACTTGTGTCTTTGAAGGCCACCaccctgttttcttctttgaaggTACAGCACCCACATTTCTTGTCCAATGCCATAAACTGGGCCACGATTTGAGCTTGTTTTCTCCCTCCAATCCACCCAAGATTTCTCTTGgcatcttaatttttctttcctcccactgtTGAGGCAGGTGCAAGACTTTTGGAGGCCACGGGGTGGAGGATGACCTTCCCCACCCCAGAGAGGCAAGGAGAAGGTGCTGCTCCTTAACACTGTTGTTCTATCTATGACAGTGCAGGCTTTTCAGCCTCGTCCCCAACCCTGCTTTCGGTGTCCGTTCGACTGGATCGGGTACAGAGGAAAATGCTACTATTTTTCGGAGGCTGAGGGGAACTGGACATCCAGCCAGGACAATTGCTCAGCACTTGGTGCTTCCTTGGCCATGCTTGACAGCGTGGAAGACTTGGTAAGGAGACATGAGGACATGGTtagcatgggggaaaaaaaaaaagccaccaacaTATTTGCCACCTTTTGGTTTCTTTGACTGCTCTTCCAAGGTCCTCCTTGGAGATCTGGGGtgaggagagggggaaaatggTTTTCTTGAGGGTAGGTCATCATGGGTCTCTTCAAATTTCTCACCAAAGCCAACCGATGCAAGAACTATAGCAAAAAAAAGCCCTGTTTCGATGTAATAATAAAGGTCTGCCTTAAGGATTACACTTTTTGGTAGCAGATTGAAAGGTTCCAGCAGGTAGGAGCATGAGCAACTGGTAAAATGTAGATTATTGGTTGGAAGGAGGGTTCTGCAGATGGTGACCTGCTGGAGATGTCCAAAAGCCCTGTGACCTGCCATAaagcctttctctctcctctttttcagaGCTTCGTGATAAGATATAAAGGGATCTCAGAGCATTGGATCGGCCTTTCACGGGAAGATGAGGAGCAGCCATGGAGATGGGTGAACCACTCGCATTTATCTCACCTGTGAGTCTGTGTTTTTCATCGTTACATTGCTGGTTGGTGTTTCCTCAGCCCCGAAATGTGCATTTCTTCTGGCATTTGAGGTGCATCCAGAGATAGCAATGAGACAATGACGTTTGGGAAAGGCAACGAACGTTGCATCCGGAGCTagtcttcttttttccctttgacttGAGAGGTGGAAGCAGTGTGTTTGGCAGGGAAAACACTgttagattttttatttttaaataagttttttttctttcaaagcttcaTGTTTCTTATGGCTAACCTGGACTGCTGCCAAAATAGAAATAGTTCAGCATCAATATTGGCATACTGATGCCCGTGAGGATGCCTGAGAACtgaaggggggtgggggaaagccaacatgtgatttttctcctttttcctgctgTCCCCATCTGAGGTGGGTTGTCTCACCTGTCCTTCCAGGTTCCAGATCCACGGTGGTGGCCTCTGCGCCTACCTGAACAGCAACGGGCTCAGCTCCTCCCGCTGCAGCACCGAGAGGAGCTGGGTTTGCAATAAGCTTGAGCTGCAGAGCCCGAGCAAGGGCAACGGGACGAGACGGGCTCAAAACCTTTGCATCAGCTCCTAAGAGGCTGCGCGGAGTGCTCCTTAAACCCAAATACCTGGTGCACGgtagggaaacaaaacaaaaacctcaaaaaaacccacagaaaaagcaaactcAGAGAAAAAACCTATTGCCAAAATTTGCTGATAAGAACCAAAGTTGTTACGTGTTTGCATTTGC
The sequence above is drawn from the Harpia harpyja isolate bHarHar1 chromosome 25 unlocalized genomic scaffold, bHarHar1 primary haplotype SUPER_25_unloc_1, whole genome shotgun sequence genome and encodes:
- the LOC128137970 gene encoding C-type lectin domain family 2 member D-like isoform X6, producing MWGLVFSTMARYGYSLEMKPEARVACQVTMAVLFIALLVTAITFAVQAFQPRPQPCFRCPFDWIGYRGKCYYFSEAEGNWTSSQDNCSALGASLAMLDSVEDLSFVIRYKGISEHWIGLSREDEEQPWRWVNHSHLSHLFQIHGGGLCAYLNSNGLSSSRCSTERSWVCNKLELQSPSKGNGTRRAQNLCISS
- the LOC128137970 gene encoding C-type lectin domain family 2 member D-like isoform X1 is translated as MQEKEVKRVRGGAGREITEVLLVGRCPCRRGLRLGSLLVPTGRIQVRQEHLRRWNPQNEGNEGLFRILGCGKEQAGRKAFPKDASDEHHPSAQMWGLVFSTMARYGYSLEMKPEARVACQVTMAVLFIALLVTAITFAVQAFQPRPQPCFRCPFDWIGYRGKCYYFSEAEGNWTSSQDNCSALGASLAMLDSVEDLSFVIRYKGISEHWIGLSREDEEQPWRWVNHSHLSHLFQIHGGGLCAYLNSNGLSSSRCSTERSWVCNKLELQSPSKGNGTRRAQNLCISS
- the LOC128137970 gene encoding C-type lectin domain family 2 member D-like isoform X2, with the protein product MQEKEVKRVRGGAGREITEVLLVGRCPWRGLRLGSLLVPTGRIQVRQEHLRRWNPQNEGNEGLFRILGCGKEQAGRKAFPKDASDEHHPSAQMWGLVFSTMARYGYSLEMKPEARVACQVTMAVLFIALLVTAITFAVQAFQPRPQPCFRCPFDWIGYRGKCYYFSEAEGNWTSSQDNCSALGASLAMLDSVEDLSFVIRYKGISEHWIGLSREDEEQPWRWVNHSHLSHLFQIHGGGLCAYLNSNGLSSSRCSTERSWVCNKLELQSPSKGNGTRRAQNLCISS
- the LOC128137970 gene encoding C-type lectin domain family 2 member D-like isoform X5; amino-acid sequence: MKEMRDYSGFWGVERSKRAGYSLEMKPEARVACQVTMAVLFIALLVTAITFAVQAFQPRPQPCFRCPFDWIGYRGKCYYFSEAEGNWTSSQDNCSALGASLAMLDSVEDLSFVIRYKGISEHWIGLSREDEEQPWRWVNHSHLSHLFQIHGGGLCAYLNSNGLSSSRCSTERSWVCNKLELQSPSKGNGTRRAQNLCISS
- the LOC128137970 gene encoding C-type lectin domain family 2 member D-like isoform X3 gives rise to the protein MQEKEVKRVRGGAGREITEVLLVGSRRGLRLGSLLVPTGRIQVRQEHLRRWNPQNEGNEGLFRILGCGKEQAGRKAFPKDASDEHHPSAQMWGLVFSTMARYGYSLEMKPEARVACQVTMAVLFIALLVTAITFAVQAFQPRPQPCFRCPFDWIGYRGKCYYFSEAEGNWTSSQDNCSALGASLAMLDSVEDLSFVIRYKGISEHWIGLSREDEEQPWRWVNHSHLSHLFQIHGGGLCAYLNSNGLSSSRCSTERSWVCNKLELQSPSKGNGTRRAQNLCISS
- the LOC128137970 gene encoding C-type lectin domain family 2 member D-like isoform X4, translating into MQEKEVKRVRGGAGREITEVLLVGRRGLRLGSLLVPTGRIQVRQEHLRRWNPQNEGNEGLFRILGCGKEQAGRKAFPKDASDEHHPSAQMWGLVFSTMARYGYSLEMKPEARVACQVTMAVLFIALLVTAITFAVQAFQPRPQPCFRCPFDWIGYRGKCYYFSEAEGNWTSSQDNCSALGASLAMLDSVEDLSFVIRYKGISEHWIGLSREDEEQPWRWVNHSHLSHLFQIHGGGLCAYLNSNGLSSSRCSTERSWVCNKLELQSPSKGNGTRRAQNLCISS